The stretch of DNA TTAAAGACAACAATATTCTCTCTCCTCAATTACTCTTGGGCATGGGCATGGGCTTGGGCTTGGGCCTGGGCCTGGGCCTGGGAAGGTTTTTGGTACTATATTTTGTGTCAAAAATTTATCATCTTATATCACGATATATGCTTTAAAAATAGTGTttgttacataaaatatttttggttgAGTTTAAATATGTATactatcaaaatatatatattttaatttaacaatttttttattcttttgattacaattttataaaaataacacgaaaataataataaaaaatatatatacaatattaaaacaacaacaaaaggaCATGCAAATAACATGAAATATAATGTGAAAATAATAGctcatatttttattataaaaaaaattatttttttttttatttttacacagtagttttttttttttacatttttacgaaaATCTACATAGCAATCAACAGAACAATTTAAATCGCAACTAAAATTCACATATCAACCCATATAAAAACTATAGGAGCaattcaaaccgtaaatttaaaaaaattaaaaaaataatgtataggTAAGTTATAATTCAtacattcatttttttttcttttttagttaaaaaatatgaaataatcctttaaaaataaacaaaataatgcaACTCTTACTTAATTGGGCCGGGGTTTGGGCCTGGGCCTGGGCCTGGGCCTGGGCCTGGGAAGGATTGCTTAATACGTACTCTGTTAGTTAGAAAGAGAGTAATTTTTAAGAAGTAGGAGAGATTGTCTTGTCTTAATAAAtagtcttctctctctctcttttgttTGAGTCTGTGAAATTTGGAGAAAAAATGGAGAAGATGAACAGTGCAGTGGAGAGGATGAAGATGCTTGTAGGCATGGAAGTCGACGAAGAAGAAGCCTCTGCTCAACAATCTGATTCCTTCATTGACGATTTCAATCGCAATTGCACCTTGTCCACCACTCAGGTACTTaacctttctttctttctttcttcatttCAATCCACTTTCGCCATAACCAGATCTCATCTTCTCTCAGAGATTTTACGGATTCGCAATTTGTTTGGCTTCTGGATTGGCCTGCACTCTTCTGGTAAATCCATTTTTTAAATCCAATTTCTGCTCATACTGACACTGAGAGTGATTAACTAACTAACCGAGATTTTGACAGTCAATGCTTGTCTTCTTTAATCCTATCAAGTTTGGAATCGCATTTACTCTTGGTAATCTTCTTGCGCTAGGAAGGTAAGTAATTAAGGTTAGTCTGCTTGCTCTGATCTGAGCTGAGCTGAACTGATGAGCTTTGATCTTTACAGTGTTTTGGATTGAATGAATGAATGAGTTTGTGTTTTTCACTTCATTTTCATTTCTAATTGCAGCACAGGATTTCTTATAGGCCCTAAACGACAGGTGACCATGATGCTTGACCCTGTTCGTATCTATGCCACGGCCATATACCTTGCTAGTATTATAATTGCCTTGTTTTGTGCTCTCTATGTAAGTTTTTCATATATTAAGACTCAGTTTATTACACCATATTACCTTATtggctaattatgatttttgctgCCCAAACTTTGATATTTGACATGTTCCGAATCATAATTCTTTGTTAATAATTTCCCAAACTAtaaaaatggttgaatttaaagattttcgtttaattttactaatagaACTTTGACATTGACGAATATTTAAGGGACACGATTTGTTACATGTCAATGTTTGGGAGCACAATTTGGTATATATTAAAGTGTTGAAGCTTGATTTAATATATAGACAATCGCtgcattagtaaaattaaacgaAATTAGATAGAAGTCCTTAAATATACGATATAATTgaatataatactatacaatacgATTTAATACGGGTACCAAACGAAACCATACATTATTATcttattttcatcatcatcatcatcatttcaTTCTATGATTCTTCTTGTTTTGCAGGTTCATAACAAGTTTTTGACACTCTTTGCAATTATTTTAGAGTTTGGTGCTTTGATCtggtaataaattaaattactctctttctttttccttgtttctttcttttatgtgTATTTTGTTTAGTAGATATAGATAGTAACTAACAACTTGTGTATTAATTTGGTCTTGTAATCAAATGACACAGGTACAGTTTGAGCTACATCCCTTTTGCTAGGTCCATGGTATCCAAGGTTATGGTATCTTGTTTTGACACTGATTTCTAGGCTGATGATAAGAACACATAACACTACCAATCCACAATGGGAGGTCAGTTTACCTTTCTTGTTTGATACCAAATTCTGTGTATTTTGATGAGAGATTAACAATGTTGACATAATAACACTTATATGCAATGTATGTGCCACAATCAAGAAAGCACAGAATATGGTTGGAGTGGTGTCATTTTGTGAGACATTTGTTGTTTGTTTGTACTTTGTAAGTATAATATCCAAAGTAGAGATACAGAAACAGAAAAGTGTATTTTATCTGTCTTTGACTCATTTCTTTAATAAACCATAAACTGATAGTCTGATTCTTATTGACATGATAACTTATCTTG from Cannabis sativa cultivar Pink pepper isolate KNU-18-1 chromosome 2, ASM2916894v1, whole genome shotgun sequence encodes:
- the LOC115721330 gene encoding uncharacterized protein LOC115721330; translation: MEKMNSAVERMKMLVGMEVDEEEASAQQSDSFIDDFNRNCTLSTTQRFYGFAICLASGLACTLLSMLVFFNPIKFGIAFTLGNLLALGSTGFLIGPKRQVTMMLDPVRIYATAIYLASIIIALFCALYVHNKFLTLFAIILEFGALIWYSLSYIPFARSMVSKVMVSCFDTDF